One Aspergillus oryzae RIB40 DNA, chromosome 2 genomic window carries:
- a CDS encoding RINT-1 family protein (ER to golgi transport protein/RAD50-interacting protein 1): MATPTSALSPHERTRVEDYLNDKIQVSADFESLDSLLTSLRSQHELQRKQLAEAQEALSKATKASSDHAEATRKRAEAFNEQQADIDRRLKALTGSDASDEAAKRFEASIEKLRRLELSKGYVSLLKEAEELRAWVAKRIYSKEALTSIQSSPKSAIKPYTRLRTIVQSLKEAQPAAEGAAPHLVDYVGKLASALRDHMKTDFTKRLQGTLEEMKWPSKDLYLPDDLRAQWREYVELLLDLQTPELHGRDTSKEKPVKPPILLPLEVMVHPLELRFKYHFSGDRPTNRLDKPEYFLAHVMDLINNFGGFFASSLQPIFDEKAQTVGPDLEWNFYNASHAYITALLPILRHKITTYLPQISSHPQLLSHFVHELMNFDNETRESWNYLPDPYTDDNWKGMTWEVLTEQGWFERWLQVEKEFALARYKEIVDAPDSGHIDYDGVDRSATKPTKAAIRVNDLLETITERYQPLSSFSQKLRFLIDIQITIFDQFHERLHSALEAYLAMTSTIGRTVQGADGASVEGVAGLERLSRVFGSAEYLEKKMEDWSNEVFFVELWSELQERVRQNKDGGKNVAGSMSVADVASRTSQAVANGNDHGEASEGALFDETASAYRRLRLRSESVITSTLTSNIRSALKPYSRVSTWATISAGLASPLSPTSDLAPAMRTLSTEISFLSRTLGIAPLRRIIRQVLLSIQTYIWNNVLTRNMFSAAGATQLISDVEHLCNVVDVALGPAAQVSSSANVLRKLNEGLTLLGLSISGSKAAEDGSASQNSDRQGTAPLGLWEVEKRLFKDNESARVVLGELNIETLSEAEARSVLERRVEIGS, encoded by the exons ATGGCGACTCCAACATCCGCGCTATCGCCGCATGAACGAACAAGGGTCGAAGATTATCTGAACGACAAAATCCAGGTGTCGGCCGATTTCGAAAGTCTTGACTCGTTGCTGACTAGTCTTCGCTCCCAGCATGAGCTCCAAAGAAAGCAG CTAGCAGAAGCACAGGAGGCACTATCGAAGGCGACAAAGGCCTCCAGCGACCATGCCGAAGCCACTCGAAAGCGTGCCGAGGCGTTCAATGAGCAGCAGGCGGATATCGATAGGCGGTTGAAAGCCCTCACGGGGTCGGATGCAAGTGACGAAGCGGCAAAGCGATTTGAAGCGAGTATAGAAAAGCTGCGTAGGCTGGAGCTGTCAAAGGGATATGTGTCCTTGCTCAAGGAAGCAGAGGAATTGAG AGCATGGGTCGCTAAGAGGATATACAGTAAGGAAGCCTTAACAAGCATACAGTCTTCACCGAAGTCGGCCATCAAACCATACACCCGGCTAAGGACTATCGTCCAATCCCTGAAAGAAGCTCAGCCTGCAGCAGAAGGGGCTGCCCCTCACCTGGTCGACTATGTCGGAAAGCTAGCATCTGCGCTGAGAGATCATATGAAAACCGACTTCACTAAGCGGCTACAAGGAAcactggaggagatgaagtggCCATCGAAGGATCTGTATCTTCCGGATGATCTGAGAGCACAGTGGAGAGAATATGTGGAGTTACTCCTCGACCTTCAAACACC TGAACTTCACGGCCGTGACACTTCGAAAGAGAAACCCGTCAAGCCTCCGATCTTGCTACCGCTGGAAGTGATGGTACATCCACTGGAGCTTCGCTTCAAATACCACTTTAGCGGGGATAGGCCAACAAATCGGCTTGACAAG CCGGAGTATTTTCTTGCTCATGTGATGGACTTAATTAATAATTTCGGCGGGTTTTTTGCTTCGTCTTTGCAGCCTATCTTTGACGAAAAGGCACAGACGGTCGGACCTGATCTGGAGTGGAATTTCTACAACGCCTCACATGCCTACATTACGGCTCTTTTGCCAATTCTGAGACATAAGATAACCACGTACTTACCCCAAATCTCAAGCCACCCGCAGTTGCTGAGTCACTTCGTCCACGAATTGATGAATTTCGACAACGAAACCCGCGAATCATGGAATTACCTACCGGATCCTTATACTGACGATAATTGGAAGGGCATGACGTGGGAGGTATTAACCGAACAAGGGTGGTTTGAGCGTTGGCTTCAGGTTGAGAAAGAATTTGCATTGGCACGATACAAGGAGATTGTAGATGCGCCAGATAGTGGTCATATCGACTATGATGGTGTTGATCGTTCAGCGACCAAACCGACCAAAGCTGCAATCCGTGTCAATGACCTTCTTGAGACAATAACCGAGCGTTACCAGCCCCTGTCGTCATTCAGCCAGAAATTGCGCTTTCTTATCGACATTCAGATTACTATATTTGACCAATTCCATGAACGCCTGCACTCGGCGTTGGAAGCCTACCTTGCAATGACGTCGACAATCGGTCGCACAGTGCAAGGTGCTGATGGAGCCAGTGTGGAAGGTGTTGCCGGGCTAGAAAGGCTCTCCAGGGTCTTCGGAAGCGCCGAATAtcttgagaagaagatggaagattGGAGTAACGAAGTGTTCTTCGTAGAGCTTTGGTCTGAACTCCAAGAACGGGTCCGGCAGAACAAGGATGGCGGCAAGAACGTAGCTGGCTCGATGTCTGTTGCGGATGTAGCATCGCGAACATCTCAGGCGGTTGCGAATGGTAACGATCATGGAGAGGCCTCTGAAGGCGCCCTGTTCGATGAGACAGCATCCGCATATCGCCGCCTGAGGCTCCGGTCTGAATCCGTCATCACCTCGACTCTGACATCAAACATTCGCAGCGCCCTTAAACCTTACTCTCGCGTTTCGACTTGGGCAACCATTTCTGCTGGTTTGGCTTCTCCTTTATCTCCTACTTCGGATCTTGCGCCGGCAATGCGCACTCTATCCACCGAGATCTCATTCCTTTCCCGCACCTTGGGCATCGCACCCTTGCGTCGTATCATCCGCCAAGTGCTTCTCTCAATTCAGACCTACATCTGGAATAATGTTCTCACGAGGAATATGTTCTCCGCTGCAGGGGCAACGCAGCTGATAAGCGATGTTGAGCATCTCTGCAATGTAGTTGATGTAGCCCTTGGCCCGGCGGCTCAGGTTAGCAGCTCAGCGAATGTGCTTAGGAAACTCAACGAGGGTCTTACCCTTCTCGGATTGAGTATCAGTGGGTCGAAGGCAGCAGAGGACGGGTCTGCATCGCAGAACAGCGATCGGCAGGGAACGGCGCCTTTAGGACTGTGGGAGGTAGAGAAGAGGCTGTTCAAGGATAATGAAAGCGCAAGGGTTGTCCTAGGTGAATTGAACATTGAAACTCTTTCCGAAGCGGAGGCGAGAAGTGTTCTAGAGAGGCGAGTCGAGATTGGTAGTTGA
- a CDS encoding putative DNA ligase I (ATP-dependent DNA ligase I) — translation MSSPAKKRKRDVPVSSPYRNRSIASFFQGQAAKQADNAEQTPSTVSEDTDQTLSDEALARKLQEEWNRQDAAPASDTQAPTGEPFATPSNTKDDELEPPNKTQKRNTLSLQSSTGTEDTISLAVPFDQSPLTFDSTKCAEELKGHWAATGGDASYALLTRAFVLANATTSRIKIVDTLVNFLRVLIEADPSSVLPAVWLATNSISPPYDELELGLGGSSISKALKKIYGLNSQGLKSLYDKLGDAGDVAFEAKKRQSFTLMKPKPLTVKGVYQSLQKIAMSKGTGSQETKQRIVEKLLQDTRGAEESRYIVRTLVQNLRIGAVKITMLIALARAFLYSKPEGADFAVRSQQELACLKKEDLAEIYNNAEEIVKASYARHPDYNDLVPCLLEIGVTEELLVRCGLQLHIPLRPMLGSITRDLSEMLTKLQGRDFTCEYKYDGQRAQVHCDENGKVSIFSRHLENMTEKYPDLVSLVPQIRGESVSSFILEGEVVAVDQETGELQAFQILTNRAKKNVDIGTIKINVCLFSFDLMYLNGTPLLDRPFRERRELLRSLFVEIPNRFTWVKSFDATSADSEAVLEFFKGATDTKCEGIMVKVLDNVSKSNNPEPSETPNNDIDKPDPKPAKGGRRKALLSTYEPDKRLESWLKVKKDYSTSSETLDLIPVGGWHGQGRKAKWWSPILLAVRNPETGSLEAVTKCMSGFTDKFYQANKDKYTEGSPNVISRPSYVEYYGEPDVWFEPQEVWEMAFADITLSPTYTAAIGLVSDERGLSLRFPRFLRVREDKSIDEATTSDYLALLWRKQFERSQKEEAKPPAPDAELGWQEE, via the coding sequence ATGTCTAGCCCGGCCAAAAAGCGCAAGAGAGATGTCCCCGTCTCATCCCCCTACCGCAATCGAAGCATAGCGTCATTCTTCCAGGGCCAAGCAGCCAAGCAAGCTGATAATGCGGAGCAGACTCCGTCAACTGTGTCTGAAGATACAGACCAAACTCTTTCCGATGAAGCTCTCGCCCGCAagctccaagaagaatggaacCGGCAAGATGCTGCCCCGGCTTCAGATACTCAGGCACCAACTGGTGAACCCTTCGCAACGCCGTCGAACACCAAAGACGACGAACTAGAGCCGCCAAACAAGACACAGAAGAGGAATACACTATCGTTGCAGTCTTCTACCGGCACAGAAGACACCATTTCTCTTGCAGTGCCTTTTGATCAAAGTCCCTTGACATTCGACTCAACGAAATGTGCAGAGGAGTTAAAAGGGCACTGGGCTGCCACAGGTGGCGATGCTTCATATGCTCTCTTAACCAGAGCCTTTGTACTTGCAAATGCCACAACAAGCCGCATCAAAATTGTGGATACACTCGTTAACTTCCTGCGAGTGCTCATTGAAGCCGACCCTTCGAGTGTCCTCCCTGCAGTATGGCTAGCAACCAACTCGATCTCTCCACCATACGATGAGTTGGAGCTAGGACTCGGTGGATCTTCTATTTCgaaggcattgaagaagatatatgGACTCAATAGCCAAGGGCTCAAATCGCTGTATGACAAACTTGGAGACGCCGGTGATGTGGCGTTCGAAGCTAAAAAGAGACAGAGCTTCACGTTAATGAAGCCCAAACCATTGACGGTCAAAGGGGTATATCAGTCCCTGCAAAAGATTGCGATGAGCAAGGGCACAGGAAGCCAGGAAACTAAACAGAGAATCGTCGAGAAACTGTTGCAGGATACTAGGGGCGCGGAAGAAAGCCGGTATATTGTGAGGACGCTCGTCCAAAACTTGCGAATAGGAGCTGTAAAGATTACCATGCTCATCGCACTCGCCCGCGCTTTCCTGTACTCTAAACCGGAAGGCGCCGATTTCGCTGTCCGTTCCCAACAAGAGTTGGCTTGtctgaaaaaggaagacCTGGCTGAAATTTACAACAATGCAGAGGAGATTGTCAAGGCTTCATATGCTAGACATCCTGATTACAATGATCTAGTTCCCTGTTTGCTCGAGATAGGGGTCACGGAAGAACTCCTTGTACGATGTGGCCTACAACTACATATACCGTTGAGGCCAATGTTAGGCAGCATCACTCGGGACCTCTCCGAGATGTTGACGAAACTTCAAGGACGGGATTTTACCTGCGAATACAAATATGACGGGCAGCGTGCCCAAGTGCACTGTGACGAGAATGGCAAAGTATCGATATTCTCTCGTCATCTGGAAAATATGACAGAGAAATACCCGGACCTGGTGTCCCTGGTTCCGCAGATTAGAGGCGAGAGCGTGTCGAGCTTCATACTAGAGGGTGAAGTAGTCGCCGTGGACCAGGAAACGGGGGAACTCCAAGCCTTTCAGATTTTGACCAACCGAGCCAAAAAGAACGTTGATATAGGAACTATCAAGATTAATGtttgtctcttttcatttGACCTGATGTACCTGAACGGAACCCCTTTGTTGGATCGACCTTTCCGCGAACGTAGAGAACTTCTACGAAGCTTATTCGTGGAAATCCCGAACCGGTTCACATGGGTAAAGAGTTTTGATGCCACATCTGCCGATTCTGAGGCCGTCCTGGAATTTTTCAAAGGTGCAACTGATACCAAGTGCGAAGGCATCATGGTCAAGGTGCTCGACAATGTGTCGAAGTCAAATAACCCGGAACCATCAGAGACCCCAAACAACGACATAGACAAACCGGATCCAAAACCCGCGAAAGGAGGCCGCCGAAAGGCCTTACTTTCCACATACGAACCAGACAAAAGGCTTGAATCCTGGCTCAAAGTCAAAAAGGATTACAGCACCTCATCCGAGACCCTCGACCTGATCCCCGTCGGAGGCTGGCACGGACAAGGCCGGAAAGCCAAATGGTGGTCACCCATCCTGTTAGCTGTACGGAATCCCGAAACCGGCAGCCTCGAAGCCGTTACAAAGTGTATGTCCGGCTTCACGGACAAGTTCTACCAGGCCAACAAGGATAAATACACCGAAGGCAGCCCCAACGTGATCTCACGGCCCAGCTACGTCGAATACTACGGCGAGCCGGACGTCTGGTTCGAGCCGCAGGAGGTGTGGGAGATGGCCTTTGCAGATATCACACTCAGCCCGACTTACACGGCTGCCATCGGGCTGGTGAGCGATGAACGAGGTCTTAGTCTTCGGTTTCCTCGGTTTCTTCGCGTCCGCGAGGACAAGTCCATTGATGAGGCTACCACGTCGGACTACCTAGCCTTACTGTGGAGGAAGCAGTTCGAACGTtcccagaaagaagaagcgaaacCCCCTGCTCCAGATGCTGAGCTAGGTTGGCAGGAGGAGTGA
- a CDS encoding uncharacterized protein (predicted protein), giving the protein MQPMLSASRKRLRSDSIADHPAKIPRSSWKSSYQLPESSPGFNRHPLNRHLPFVSETATIPELSSPAYHHQSDDDNDPDLPIHSFQNVSSMVSSSPPRTPPPKHARLSRNDRTARHEDGADLLLYLANSPTPASVAAKTHGREFPPSTPPSQHAVLPSLTPTPGGGGVFPNFSTPNQQFNFADFVNVTPSPAQPAWGGRTPGGPGKTPLTARDRRRSHLENLLPPGVDSPKTRAKQAGVVLQLGGELRP; this is encoded by the coding sequence ATGCAGCCGATGCTGTCCGCCAGCCGAAAGCGTCTCCGGTCGGATTCAATCGCAGACCACCCGGCTAAGATCCCCCGATCGTCCTGGAAAAGCTCCTATCAGCTGCCCGAATCGTCCCCTGGCTTCAACCGTCACCCCTTGAATCGTCATCTCCCCTTTGTTAGTGAGACGGCTACAATTCCCGAGTTGTCCTCTCCGGCATACCACCATCAGTCGGATGATGACAATGATCCGGACCTCCCAATCCATAGCTTCCAAAATGTGAGCTCTATGGTGAGCTCCTCACCCCCTCGGACTCCGCCGCCAAAGCATGCTCGATTATCTCGAAATGATCGGACCGCACGGCATGAGGATGGTGCGGATCTGTTGCTGTATCTGGCCAACTCCCCTACTCCAGCTAGTGTCGCCGCGAAGACTCATGGTCGGGAGTTTCCCCCATCCACCCCGCCAAGTCAGCATGCTGTTCTGCCTTCATTGACTCCAACacctggtggtggtggtgtctTCCCAAATTTCAGTACTCCAAACCAGCAATTCAATTTCGCTGATTTTGTCAATGTGACACCTAGCCCAGCGCAACCTGCCTGGGGTGGTCGCACGCCGGGAGGTCCTGGCAAGACCCCGCTAACAGCCAGGGACAGAAGAAGGTCTCACTTGGAGAACTTGCTGCCTCCTGGTGTAGATAGTCCCAAGACGAGAGCCAAGCAAGCAGGTGTTGTCCTGCAGCTTGGTGGAGAGCTACGACCATGA
- a CDS encoding uncharacterized protein (jacalin-like lectin domain-containing protein) codes for MPFFSQLRRRSRPSFRATKSNESKSNESQSNGEMTSGKSSSTLDTASYSSLTPPSSIKPTTSSPNLPSLSETNGSTTGNNSSLSVPPQRPAPHTSPSQRNSVVGSINGGVRTPTPSSPYAPRIISIADNSWVHQKVLLVYGQIGDPRQHPLDGSVTVYHHQDGFPPVSWPVTSSHFKALVHLTPGPNRLRLDFVSTKLSAGSSHPAAHSSWICINYLPLVNAPPLHLVVLLGKDSDGTFDATPAEIQREGNGLETAIRKYRMAAYLWQAFTGEQMFRNNFGRRCFRFEEEWQSGTLSRRDTANGQMRNEAKVHVIRTDKTVAELRDLNIAQQHGPATKKDELFNIAKDAVKGYLHLQPGQKQYVSVLLLDSHWDTGSQTITGHAALGSGGDDVKMAIFGSHSLHSYPSSLEEVVDAFSDCTRTDTDFVANDCSEAGSRWESANIGIGAHLHEVGHLFGCPHQESGIMLRDYVRFNRSFMTREPFSTRTKTQGLKLCLPQDECGWHRLDALRFRFHPCFRLPGDAPMSSDDSVQVWPVENGKILITATTSIAFLELYAEGDNVCHNFIEYINTESSSNGLPRQVTVTENELRQRVFGTDKEKKKDIKLTAFSGALGSHTVNSIMDLKSKQSVVKLPKGHTGYKGSKLGFSQMEGSQPDQLLLDCAFASTKLLTSIRVYHGAAVDGLEFFYEDATSQLFGKRGGKPGGDDFVLDTRRGEILLGFYIRAGAWIDGIEILTSQGRKSGVFGNAHGGSGHTLIPPLGYKIAGISGSHGPWVDGFSLIIMH; via the exons ATGCCGTTCTTTTCGCAGCTTCGTCGCCGCTCCAGACCTAGTTTTCGTGCCACCAAGTCAAATGAGTCGAAATCCAATGAGTCGCAATCTAACGGTGAAATGACGTCGGGGAAGTCTTCTTCCACTCTTGATACGGCCTCATACAGCTCCCTCACCCCGCCCTCCTCCATTAAGCCCACCACTTCGTCACCGAATCTCCCTTCATTGAGCGAAACCAATGGCAGTACCACTGGCAATAATTCCTCACTGTCGGTACCACCTCAGCGACCGGCTCCTCACACCTCCCCATCTCAGCGCAATAGCGTGGTT GGTAGCATCAATGGCGGGGTTCGGACACCAACCCCTTCGTCACCATATGCTCCCAGAATTATTTCCATTGCAGATAACTCTTGG GTACATCAAAAAGTACTCCTCGTCTATGGCCAGATTGGAGACCCAAGGCAACATCCGCTGGACGGAAGCGTAACGGTCTACCATCACCAGGATGGGTTCCCACCAGTCAGCTGGCCTGTCACGTCATCTCATTTCAAAGCTCTAGTACATCTCACCCCAGGTCCTAATCGTCTGCGCCTCGATTTTGTTTCAACCAAGCTGTCCGCAGGCAGTTCTCATCCTGCCGCGCATTCATCCTGGATTTGTATCAACTACCTTCCGCTGGTAAACGCTCCGCCTTTGCacttggtggtcttgctAGGAAAGGACTCCGACGGGACGTTTGATGCTACCCCCGCGGAAATACAGCGAGAAGGCAATGGCCTAGAAACTGCCATTCGAAAGTATCGGATGGCCGCATATCTATGGCAAGCCTTTACCGGCGAGCAAATGTTCCGGAACAATTTCGGTAGACGATGTTTccgcttcgaagaagagtGGCAGAGTGGGACTTTGAGCCGTCGGGATACAGCCAATGGGCAGATGCGGAATGAAGCTAAAGTCCATGTCATTCGGACCGATAAAACGGTCGCTGAGCTTCGGGATCTCAATATCGCCCAACAACATGGCCCGGCCACAAAGAAGGACGAACTATTTAATATCGCCAAGGATGCTGTGAAGGGTTATCTGCATCTTCAGCCAGGCCAGAAGCAGTACGTCTCGGTCCTACTACTGGATTCTCACTGGGACACGGGCTCCCAGACCATCACTGGTCACGCTGCCCTAGGGTCAGGCGGGGATGATGTGAAAATGGCCATATTTGGATCCCATAGCCTTCACAGCTATCCCTCCAGTCTAGAGGAAGTCGTAGATGCCTTCTCGGATTGCACCCGGACGGACACGGACTTCGTTGCCAACGACTGCAGTGAAGCTGGATCACGTTGGGAGTCAGCCAATATTGGAATTGGCGCCCACCTCCATGAAGTGGGACATCTCTTTGGATGTCCGCATCAAGAGTCGGGTATCATGCTCCGTGATTACGTCCGTTTCAATCGGTCATTCATGACTCGCGAGCCCTTCTCGACCCGTACTAAGACTCAAGGGCTTAAGTTGTGCTTACCTCAGGATGAATGCGGCTGGCACCGACTTGATGCACTACGGTTCCGTTTCCATCCTTGCTTCCGACTTCCTGGGGACGCTCCTATGAGCTCGGATGATAGCGTGCAAGTCTGGCCTGTCGAGAATGGTAAAATCTTGATTACCGCAACGACTAGTATTGCATTTTTGGAGCTATATGCCGAGGGTGACAATGTTTGCCATAATTTCATTGAGTATATCAACACAGAATCAAGCAGCAATGGGCTCCCACGGCAAGTCACAGTGACAGAAAACGAGCTGCGACAACGCGTGTTCGGCActgacaaagagaagaaaaaggatatcaagttgACGGCTTTCTCCGGTGCCCTTGGCAGCCACACCGTTAATTCGATCATGGACCTCAAGTCGAAGCAATCGGTGGTGAAACTGCCGAAGGGCCATACCGGTTACAAGGGCAGTAAATTGGGATTCTCACAGATGGAAGGCAGTCAACCAGACCAGCTTCTTTTGGACTGCGCCTTCGCATCAACCAAACTGTTGACCTCAATCCGGGTCTATCACGGCGCCGCAGTAGATGGGTTGGAGTTCTTTTACGAAGATGCGACGAGCCAGCTCTTTGGGAAAAGAGGAGGTAAACCTGGCGGTGATGATTTCGTTCTTG ATACACGACGGGGAGAAATTCTGCTCGGCTTTTATATCCGAGCGGGGGCATGGATTGACGGAATAGAGATCCTCACTAGTCAAGGGAGGAAGTCTGGCGTTTTTGGCAATGCTCATGGGGGCTCAGG ACACACATTAATCCCACCTCTTGGCTATAAAATTGCCGGCATCTCAGGATCTCACGGTCCCTGGGTGGATGGATTCTCATTAATTATCATGCACTAA
- a CDS encoding grainyhead-like protein (predicted protein): protein MFRNRKNSQKPGDELIQRFQKTFSDVVPQVPNSQTASFGQIPAGPITPANMESGDLKLHDATPRPGQDMRYAPSYVDPNSLSFINPLTQPHGYYTPNSGGLSAVFHSQAGDLHTPMGMNMITPLTLPQQLASATINADTTAMGLDQFNQPYIAPHFQNPQPFAQQAPFAPTFVHRDSGYDAMDESVDELSLNDVDMQGNAHPHMIPSMLQRDQVDVQTPGEKFRYHVTLRAPTAMVRDQNEVPVSYLNKGQAYSVSVVDSAPPPPMNGQPVKYRTYIRVSFQDKEQRSKPAACWQLWKEGRGLNEAHQRGGKLQAVEYVDPIQGGVDDQKNRQVQLECSSFDGFCVTWTTSPTTGASECAISVRFNFLSTDFSHSKGVKGIPVRLCAKTEMVSPGNADPAQGKEAEVCYCKVKLFRDHGAERKLSNDVAHVKKSIEKLRQQIAQAEMGAGNYGKRKRSGGSIALKGSDARPAKITKHKRTWSMGSQDGDRLSMEDDLHIKLALMQEMFTSTRPVSILGLQGDEQDDPDLYPVQLPEPRDFVKKEGKSGPRFSIDTSAGFPTLSPTNSCISLSSTCHTPTVQSQTGLYYDSGYQCSVNTSAENSRPGSEVCGDKVVLKHPIKIQRVANGDGDMPMGFIEAVDIDPTYRPPAERQPKPIACFYIRFPRNDQAKDDYYRAVYLTERTVRDLMEKISVKQRIDPQRIVRVLRVNKNGLKIMVDDDVVRELPDGQDMVVEISEAAALDDATAIDSDKSSGVELKLSY from the exons ATGTTTCGCAATAG AAAGAACTCCCAGAAGCCAGGCGACGAACTCATCCAGAGATTTCAAAAGACTTTCTCTGATGTTGTTCCTCAAGTCCCCAATAGTCAGACAGCGTCTTTTGGTCAAATCCCTGCTGGCCCAATCACTCCGGCTAA TATGGAGAGTGGTGACTTGAAACTTCATGATGCCACGCCTCGTCCGGGCCAGGATATGAGATACGCGCCGTCTTATGTTGACCCTAACTCACTTTCCTTCATAAATCCCTTGACTCAACCGCATGGCTACTATACGCCGAACTCAGGCGGGCTCAGTGCGGTGTTCCACAGCCAAGCGGGCGATCTTCATACTCCTATGGGAATGAACATGATCACCCCTCTTACCCTGCCGCAGCAGCTTGCTAGCGCCACTATCAATGCTGATACTACAGCCATGGGCCTCGACCAGTTCAATCAGCCGTACATCGCACCACATTTCCAGAATCCGCAACCCTTTGCTCAGCAAGCTCCATTCGCGCCTACATTTGTCCACCGTGATTCAGGTTACGATGCAATGGATGAATCTGTGGATGAACTGTCACTAAATGACGTGGATATGCAGGGAAACGCCCATCCACACATGATTCCGTCCATGCTGCAACGTGACCAAGTCGATGTCCAAACTCCCGGCGAAAA ATTCCGTTACCACGTCACATTACGGGCGCCTACAGCAATGGTTCGAGACCAAAACGAGGTACCAGTATCCTACCTCAACAAGGGTCAAGCATACTCCGTTTCTGTCGTTGACTCTGCTCCTCCGCCCCCGATGAACGGTCAGCCAGTAAAATACCGGACTTACATTCGTGTCTCATTCCAAGATAAGGAACAAAGATCGAAGCCCGCTGCTTGCTGGCAGTTATGGAAAGAAGGCAGAGGGCTGAACGAGGCGCATCAGCGTGGTGGCAAGCTGCAGGCTGTTGAATACGTTGACCCCATCCAGGGAGGTGTTGACGACCAAAAAAACCGACAGGTCCAGCTTGAGTGCTCTTCCTTCGACGGATTTTGCGTGACCTGGACGACCAGCCCAACAACCGGAGCGTCGGAGTGTGCTATCTCTGTTCGGTTCAACTTCCTTTCAACTGATTTCAGCCACTCTAAAGGTGTGAAGGGCATTCCAGTCCGACTTTGCGCCAAAACAGAGATGGTTTCTCCAGGTAATGCGGATCCAGCGCAAGGTAAAGAGGCGGAAGTTTGCTATTGCAAAGTGAAACTATTTCGTGACCATGGTGCAGAGCGAAAACTGTCTAATGACGTTGCCCACGTTAAGAAGTCTATTGAGAAACTCAGGCAGCAGATCGCTCAGGCTGAAATGGGAGCGGGCAACTACGGGAAGCGGAAGCGTAGTGGTGGCTCGATTGCACTTAAAGGCTCTGACGCTCGCCCTGCGAAGATCACAAAACACAAGCGGACATGGTCGATGGGCTCCCAAGATGGTGACAGACTATCGATGGAAGATGATCTGCATATAAAACTCGCTTTAATGCAAGAGATGTTCACATCTACCCGACCAGTGAGCATTCTTGGCTTGCAAGGTGATGAGCAGGACGACCCCGATCTTTATCCGGTTCAACTCCCCGAGCCTCGTGATTTTGTCAAGAAGGAGGGCAAGAGTGGGCCTCGGTTCAGCATTGACACATCGGCTGGTTTCCCGACCTTGTCTCCGACGAACAGTTGCATCTCGTTGAGCTCAACTTGCCATACTCCGACCGTTCAATCACAAACCGGTTTATATTATGATTCAGGCTACCAATGCTCGGTCAACACATCTGCAGAAAACTCCCGGCCAGGTTCCGAAGTTTGCGGAGACAAAGTTGTTTTGAAGCATCCGATAAAAATCCAGAGGGTTGCGAATGGAGATGGGGATATGCCCATGGGATTCATTGAGGCGGTGGATATCGACCCAACGTATAGACCACCCGCCGAACGCCAGCCCAAGCCCA TTGCATGTTTTTACATTCGATTCCCACGCAATGATCAAGCCAAAGATGATTATTACCGTGCCGTTTATCTGACAGAACGGACCGTGCGCGATttgatggagaagatctctGTCAAACAACGCATAGATCCGCAGCGTATCGTGCGCGTGCTTCGAGTCAATAAAAATGGCCTGAAGATCATGGTTGACGACGATGTGGTTCGCGAGCTGCCTGATGGCCaagacatggtggttgagaTCTCAGAGGCCGCTGCTTTGGACGACGCAACAGCCATCGATTCCGACAAGAGCTCTGGTGTTGAGCTGAAGCTAAGCTACTAA